Proteins encoded within one genomic window of Macrobrachium nipponense isolate FS-2020 chromosome 9, ASM1510439v2, whole genome shotgun sequence:
- the LOC135218642 gene encoding protein fem-1 homolog A-like isoform X1 yields MYVCMYVLKFLCFAVTIGGRFLHGVRPLWCAAVGGQYAVIDYLLSKGANVNGITRFKSTPLRAACIHGHLDIAKLLVEHGASTETTDPYSFTCLMLAAHNCRLEIVKYLLEIGVDVNGKSIDGQSALHVSAEMGHIEIMKVLLDHSGQMDADISELNDEVSNAVMFCADLTDNIPTIFSFLGNTPLILASFRCHVEMVEYLVSRTDLISVKEKADAFELLGASLFDDMEDIVGVIQYWKSAMSHRYVDGVLTYPKSELNLEGPAHEEFREVTTLEQLEALETDFESVQRQSLLVKERVLGPDHFTTMLYIRDAGLDYANDGAFKQCINLWVHAIEVQYFRLKPLNHARLYHFRSFLGLFSSLTDAEHVSNWNCQPKDFFDDIMCVFEKGARELNLVVSELDQSDISVKKLNESHLNECVAIIMHLLVSLTMLQPQLSSSQIHTFRSALYQLLKKDPRDAAGWSLLHIACCRSFKLMDGFSVPVSSTPRKTVIDLLLDTGADPFATDKEGNTPLHTLAKNEDCSKGMVESLLRAGAHLDAMNSRRQTFWSLRGSREPVLSKAKVLSHTSLQCLAATCIREHGIPYKGILHPRLEKFVDMH; encoded by the exons atgtatgtatgtatgtatgtcctaaaatttctttgctttgcaGTAACGATTGGCGGGAGATTCTTGCACGGAGTTCGGCCTCTGTGGTGCGCTGCCGTCGGGGGCCAGTACGCGGTCATTGACTACCTCCTTTCCAAAGGAGCCAATGTGAATGGCAttaccagattcaaaagcactCCTCTGCGAGCAGCGTGTATCCATGGCCACCTCGATATTGCCAAACTTCTTGTGGAACACGGAGCCT CCACCGAGACTACTGATCCATACTCGTTCACTTGTCTGATGCTCGCTGCTCACAACTGCCGTCTGGAAATTGTGAAATACCTTTTAGAAATTGGCGTTGACGTGAACGGTAAGAGTATAGACGGGCAAAGCGCTTTGCATGTGAGTGCGGAAATGGGACATATTGAAATAATGAAAGTGTTGCTGGATCACAGCGGTCAAATGGATGCCGACATTTCTG AACTGAACGATGAGGTTTCGAATGCTGTAATGTTCTGTGCTGATTTGACTGATAATATACCAACTATTTTTTCGTTTCTAG GAAATACTCCTTTGATTCTGGCGAGCTTTCGTTGCCACGTGGAAATGGTAGAATATCTAGTAAGCAGAACAGACCTGATATCTGTTAAAGAGAAAGCCGATGCATTTGAGTTACTTGGAGCTTCGCTTTTTGACGATATGGAAGATATTGTCGGTGTTATTCAGTACTGGAAATCAGCTATGAGCCACAG GTACGTAGATGGTGTCCTGACTTATCCAAAATCCGAACTGAATTTGGAAGGTCCTGCACACGAGGAGTTCAGAGAAGTCACCACCTTAGAGCAACTAGAGGCCCTAGAGACTGACTTCGAGTCAGTCCAACGTCAGTCCCTCCTCGTGAAGGAGAGGGTTTTAGGACCCGATCATTTTACCACAATGCTATATATCCGGGACGCAGGTCTCGACTACGCAAATGACGGTGCTTTCAAACAATGCATCAACCTGTGGGTCCACGCTATCGAAGTGCAATATTTCCGACTAAAACCACTCAACCACGCTAGGCTCTACCACTTCAGGTCATTCTTGGGGCTGTTTTCATCCCTGACGGACGCAGAGCATGTAAGTAACTGGAATTGTCAACCTAAGGATTTTTTCGATGATATCATGTGTGTGTTTGAAAAAGGCGCGAGGGAATTGAATCTGGTTGTTTCCGAATTAGATCAAAGCGACATTTCCGTGAAGAAGCTAAATGAATCACACCTTAACGAGTGTGTTGCAATCATCATGCATTTATTAGTATCGTTAACAATGTTACAGCCACAGCTCTCGTCCTCTCAGATACACACTTTCAGGAGTGCGTTGTATCAACTACTGAAGAAGGATCCAAGGGATGCAGCGGGTTGGAGCCTTCTCCACATCGCCTGCTGTAGAAGCTTTAAGCTCATGGACGGGTTTTCAGTGCCGGTATCTAGCACTCCTAGAAAGACAGTCATCGACCTCCTGCTGGACACCGGTGCAGATCCTTTCGCCACCGACAAGGAGGGCAACACGCCCCTCCACACGcttgccaaaaatgaggattGCTCCAAGGGCATGGTCGAGTCACTTTTGCGAGCCGGTGCTCACTTAGACGCCATGAATAGCCGAAGGCAGACGTTCTGGTCACTGAGGGGTTCCCGGGAACCCGTTCTTTCTAAGGCAAAGGTGCTGAGTCACACCTCTCTGCAATGCTTAGCTGCCACTTGCATTCGGGAACATGGGATTCCTTAtaagggtatcttacatccccgACTTGAGAAATTTGTTGACATGCACTAA
- the LOC135218193 gene encoding protein fem-1 homolog A-like, producing the protein MGFDYVDEGAFKMCIDLWVHAIDTQRNHLHPLKQSRMFHFESFVGLFGFMANSENARIGNYNPREYFDDFMCVFDRVVIEIELFISSLNNADDHVRMKREFNPRRFMNIALHLLLPFIRIQPGLTKSQWETVKEALYKLVKLNPRNSSGSTLLHMACSRNYMDVEDSIIPASVTPKTEIVDLLLEIGCDPSVTDHEGNTPLHELAMNKVCPKDAVDALLSGGAHLDATNSQGQTFASLRASRGQPVSQLVNVVRHTSLQCLAAASIRRHGIPYKDVLPSRLVKFVDIH; encoded by the coding sequence ATGGGGTTTGATTATGTAGATGAAGGTGCTTTCAAGATGTGCATTGACTTGTGGGTTCACGCCATCGATACACAACGCAATCATCTACATCCACTAAAGCAGAGTAGGATGTTTCATTTCGAGTCGTTCGTTGGCTTGTTTGGATTCATGGCAAACAGTGAGAACGCCCGTATCGGGAATTATAACCCGAGGGaatattttgatgattttatGTGTGTATTTGATAGAGTCGTAATAGAAATAGaactatttatttcttcattaaataATGCTGACGATCATGTAAGGATGAAACGTGAGTTTAACCCTCGCCGGTTTATGAATATAGCTTTGCATTTATTACTACCGTTTATAAGAATACAGCCTGGCCTCACAAAATCTCAGTGGGAGACGGTGAAAGAAGCATTGTACAAACTGGTGAAGTTGAATCCCAGGAATTCCTCGGGTTCGACTCTGCTGCACATGGCTTGCTCAAGAAATTATATGGACGTTGAGGATTCGATAATACCGGCGTCTGTCACTCCCAAAACCGAAATCGTAGACCTTCTGTTAGAGATTGGCTGTGATCCTAGTGTCACAGACCACGAAGGTAACACGCCCCTCCACGAACTCGCCATGAATAAAGTGTGTCCCAAAGATGCGGTAGATGCCCTCTTGTCGGGTGGGGCTCACTTAGACGCAACGAATAGTCAGGGGCAAACTTTTGCGTCTTTGAGAGCTTCCCGAGGGCAGCCTGTTTCTCAACTGGTGAATGTTGTTCGTCACACCTCTTTGCAATGCCTGGCTGCAGCGAGCATTCGGAGACATGGGATTCCTTACAAGGATGTCTTGCCTTCCAGACTTGTGAAGTTTGTAGACATCCACTGA
- the LOC135218192 gene encoding protein fem-1 homolog C-like, giving the protein MVFESQLSLTHFAVRGIPVPGVRALWCASIKGHYRIVEFLLSKGANPNGVTTFESSPLRAACEQGHLHTVRLLVQHGADIDATNESSVTSLMIASFYGYLEIVKCLLDAGADVNNKNKNGKSALHYCSEAGHVEVMKALLDHNALMDADSTEIKPLLVASSRGYKDMVEYLVTRDDLITIREKIDALELLGASLFIETEDMVTTINYWTSAMSQRYVNGALIYPKSEDNLSVLTIGLQ; this is encoded by the exons ATGGTCTTCGAAAGTCAGCTTTCTCTGACCCACT TTGCAGTCCGAGGAATTCCTGTACCTGGAGTGCGTGCTTTATGGTGTGCTAGTATTAAAGGCCACTACCGGATAGTTGAATTTCTCCTTTCCAAAGGGGCTAATCCAAATGGCGTTACTACTTTCGAAAGCTCTCCGTTGCGAGCAGCATGTGAGCAAGGCCACCTCCATACTGTCAGACTGCTTGTGCAACACGGAGCAG ATATTGATGCTACTAATGAAAGCTCTGTCACTTCTCTGATGATAGCTTCCTTCTACGGCTATTTGGAAATTGTCAAGTGCCTCTTAGATGCTGGTGCTGAtgtgaacaataaaaataaaaacgggaaAAGCGCACTGCATTACTGCTCAGAAGCAGGCCATGTGGAGGTCATGAAAGCGTTGCTGGACCACAACGCTCTGATGGATGCTGACAGCACTG AAATAAAACCCTTGCTGGTTGCAAGCAGTCGCGGTTACAAGGACATGGTAGAATATCTAGTGACCAGAGATGATTTGATAACTATAAGAGAAAAAATCGATGCATTGGAGCTACTTGGAGCTTCCCTTTTCATCGAAACGGAAGATATGGTCACTACAATCAACTACTGGACATCAGCAATGAGTCAGAG GTATGTTAACGGCGCCCTGATTTATCCAAAATCTGAGGATAATTTGTCAGTACTCACAATAGGACTTCAGTGA
- the LOC135218642 gene encoding protein fem-1 homolog A-like isoform X2, with protein MYVCMYVLKFLCFAVTIGGRFLHGVRPLWCAAVGGQYAVIDYLLSKGANVNGITRFKSTPLRAACIHGHLDIAKLLVEHGASTETTDPYSFTCLMLAAHNCRLEIVKYLLEIGVDVNGKSIDGQSALHVSAEMGHIEIMKVLLDHSGQMDADISGNTPLILASFRCHVEMVEYLVSRTDLISVKEKADAFELLGASLFDDMEDIVGVIQYWKSAMSHRYVDGVLTYPKSELNLEGPAHEEFREVTTLEQLEALETDFESVQRQSLLVKERVLGPDHFTTMLYIRDAGLDYANDGAFKQCINLWVHAIEVQYFRLKPLNHARLYHFRSFLGLFSSLTDAEHVSNWNCQPKDFFDDIMCVFEKGARELNLVVSELDQSDISVKKLNESHLNECVAIIMHLLVSLTMLQPQLSSSQIHTFRSALYQLLKKDPRDAAGWSLLHIACCRSFKLMDGFSVPVSSTPRKTVIDLLLDTGADPFATDKEGNTPLHTLAKNEDCSKGMVESLLRAGAHLDAMNSRRQTFWSLRGSREPVLSKAKVLSHTSLQCLAATCIREHGIPYKGILHPRLEKFVDMH; from the exons atgtatgtatgtatgtatgtcctaaaatttctttgctttgcaGTAACGATTGGCGGGAGATTCTTGCACGGAGTTCGGCCTCTGTGGTGCGCTGCCGTCGGGGGCCAGTACGCGGTCATTGACTACCTCCTTTCCAAAGGAGCCAATGTGAATGGCAttaccagattcaaaagcactCCTCTGCGAGCAGCGTGTATCCATGGCCACCTCGATATTGCCAAACTTCTTGTGGAACACGGAGCCT CCACCGAGACTACTGATCCATACTCGTTCACTTGTCTGATGCTCGCTGCTCACAACTGCCGTCTGGAAATTGTGAAATACCTTTTAGAAATTGGCGTTGACGTGAACGGTAAGAGTATAGACGGGCAAAGCGCTTTGCATGTGAGTGCGGAAATGGGACATATTGAAATAATGAAAGTGTTGCTGGATCACAGCGGTCAAATGGATGCCGACATTTCTG GAAATACTCCTTTGATTCTGGCGAGCTTTCGTTGCCACGTGGAAATGGTAGAATATCTAGTAAGCAGAACAGACCTGATATCTGTTAAAGAGAAAGCCGATGCATTTGAGTTACTTGGAGCTTCGCTTTTTGACGATATGGAAGATATTGTCGGTGTTATTCAGTACTGGAAATCAGCTATGAGCCACAG GTACGTAGATGGTGTCCTGACTTATCCAAAATCCGAACTGAATTTGGAAGGTCCTGCACACGAGGAGTTCAGAGAAGTCACCACCTTAGAGCAACTAGAGGCCCTAGAGACTGACTTCGAGTCAGTCCAACGTCAGTCCCTCCTCGTGAAGGAGAGGGTTTTAGGACCCGATCATTTTACCACAATGCTATATATCCGGGACGCAGGTCTCGACTACGCAAATGACGGTGCTTTCAAACAATGCATCAACCTGTGGGTCCACGCTATCGAAGTGCAATATTTCCGACTAAAACCACTCAACCACGCTAGGCTCTACCACTTCAGGTCATTCTTGGGGCTGTTTTCATCCCTGACGGACGCAGAGCATGTAAGTAACTGGAATTGTCAACCTAAGGATTTTTTCGATGATATCATGTGTGTGTTTGAAAAAGGCGCGAGGGAATTGAATCTGGTTGTTTCCGAATTAGATCAAAGCGACATTTCCGTGAAGAAGCTAAATGAATCACACCTTAACGAGTGTGTTGCAATCATCATGCATTTATTAGTATCGTTAACAATGTTACAGCCACAGCTCTCGTCCTCTCAGATACACACTTTCAGGAGTGCGTTGTATCAACTACTGAAGAAGGATCCAAGGGATGCAGCGGGTTGGAGCCTTCTCCACATCGCCTGCTGTAGAAGCTTTAAGCTCATGGACGGGTTTTCAGTGCCGGTATCTAGCACTCCTAGAAAGACAGTCATCGACCTCCTGCTGGACACCGGTGCAGATCCTTTCGCCACCGACAAGGAGGGCAACACGCCCCTCCACACGcttgccaaaaatgaggattGCTCCAAGGGCATGGTCGAGTCACTTTTGCGAGCCGGTGCTCACTTAGACGCCATGAATAGCCGAAGGCAGACGTTCTGGTCACTGAGGGGTTCCCGGGAACCCGTTCTTTCTAAGGCAAAGGTGCTGAGTCACACCTCTCTGCAATGCTTAGCTGCCACTTGCATTCGGGAACATGGGATTCCTTAtaagggtatcttacatccccgACTTGAGAAATTTGTTGACATGCACTAA